ACGACGTGAACCAAGGGAGTTCGTTCCCATGACTTTCGTCAGCAAGCTGAGCATGTTGACCGCGTACGTCGCGTTCGCCTTCGTCGGAGCCATTGTGCTCGGCGTCATCTAGACTCCCCGTCCAGACGATCTGGACCTCCTCGCCCGGTGGCAAAGCCACCGGGCGTTTTCGTGCCCATCGCTGTTTCGTACCCATGGCTGTTTTCGCGCCCATGGCTGGCGTCAATCGAAGTTCGAGCAACTCGACCCGGTGACGCCGCCGATCTTGAAGTCCCGGCACATCAGCCCGGATTGTCGGGATCGGGATAGCGGTCGTCGCGCCCGCGAATCGTATGGCTGAAGCGCCAGCCATGCGAGAGCATGCAGCGCCGGTAGACCCTCGACGTCACCGCGCCGTTCTGCGGCGCGCCGAATTGCGCATCGCAGATGGCACCGTCGGCGTGCAGGGCATCGTCACCGCGCGGCTGCTTCAGGATGTTCTTGTAGATGTCGTTGTCGGCCTGCGCCGCGGCGGCACCTCCGAGCAACAACAGAATGACGAGCCCATAGGTTTCACGATCGATCTCCATCTTCTGCCAATAGCCATTCAGCTATCGGTCGGTTGCGATGGAGCGGCCGTTCAGACCGGATCGATTACAAATTGGAAACGTGGGCAGCCATCACGGCTTCACGACCGCGGGACGATGAATTGAGGACCCGGCTCCCCCGTGACGCATGTCACAGAACGCGCCCTCGCCCCGGCATAGGGTTCGGGCAAGTTCACCGCCCCCTTTCACAAGCCGCACAGGAGGCTCGCATGAAAAAACTGTACATCCTCGCCGCGCTGCTGATGGCCACGACCTCGGCGCACGCCGGCAACGGCATTTCGTTCGAGATCAACGGCGAGCGGATTCGCGTCGAAGCGCCGCGCAACTGCAATGCGCTCTCCTGCATCAGAATCGCGGCGCCCGGATATTCCGGCACGGTCGGCAACATCGACCTCAAGGGCATCGGCTCCAAGAGCAAGGACGATGACGATTTCGCCGACACCACGCCGGCGAATCCTGTCCCCGCCCCCGCCCCCGCTCCGGTTCAGGCGGCGGCGCCGGTCGCGACCAACGCTACGCCCGCCCCGGCCCCGACGACGGTCGCCTCCACCGCGCCGGTGCAGGCCGACGTCGCCGCGCCCGCCGCGCAGCCGGCACCGGTTGCCGCAGCGCCGGTGTCCGACCCGAACTCGCCACTCGGCATCTGGGCGACCGAAGAGAACAAGGGCAACGTGCGCATCGAGCCGTGCGGAACGAACCTCTGCGGCTATGCCGTGAAGAGCGGCGAAAAAATCCTGATCGGCATGAAGCCGGAAGGCAGCAAGTGGACCGGCCGCATCCACGATCCCGACAGCGGCCGCAACTACGACTCGACGATCGCGATGAAGGGCACCAACGCGCTGCGCGTGCAGGGCTGCGCCTTCGGCGGCATGCTCTGCGGCGGCCAGACCTGGAAGCGGGTGAGCTGACCGGATATCGGCATCAGGATAGTGACAGGGACAACTGCCTTTGCCATCATGATCAGGGATTGGCTTTTTGCGGCGCATGCGCAGATCTGGGGTATGTTCGTGGTTCGTCTGAATTTCTGTATTGCAGGCATCCTATCACTGCTTGCACTGGTCGAAGCCTTTCCCGCATCAGCGGCGGACCGGGTCGCCCTCGTCATCGGCAATGGCGCCTATCAAAAGGTGCCAACGCTTCCCAATCCGCCGCGCGATGCCACGGACATCGGCGCGGCGCTGGAGCGACTGAACTTCAAGGTGACCCGCCTGAACAACGCCAGCGCCGCCGAAATGCGGAAGGCGATCGTCGATTTCGGCCGCACCACCGAGGGATCGGAAATGGCCGTCGTATTCTATGCCGGACACGGCATGGAAGCCGGCGGCGAAAACTGGTTGATTCCCACCGACGCCGAACTACGCAGCGATGCTGACGTCGAAAGCGAGGCCGTCAGCCTGCGGTCGATCAATCTTCAGGTGTCGAAGGCACGCCAACTCGGGCTCGTCATTCTCGACGCCTGCCGCAACAATCCCTTCGCGGCAAAGATGCAGCGTTCGTTGCGCACCCGGGCCGTGGCGCGCGGCCTGGCTCCCACCGAGCCCACCGACAATGTCCTGGTGGCTTATGCCGCCCGCGATGGCACCACGGCCAATGACGGGGACGGAAGAAACAGCCCCTTTACCACAGCCTTGCTTCGCAACATCGAAACGCCGGGACTGGAAATATCGTTTCTGTTCCGGAACGTTCGCGATGAGGTGATGACCGCCACCAAACGAGAGCAACAACCGTTCGTCTACGGCTCGCTTTCCAAGGAAGCGATCTACCTGAAACCGCCGATCGTCGTTCAGCCTGCCGCTCCGGCAGCTCCCGCAACCGCTTCAGCACCTCCCGTAACAATCGCAAAGACATCCACCGAGCAAAATGCCGGCAAGGATCGCACGACGCCTCCCGACGAAAAGAAACGGAACGCCTTCACCGAGGAGGACGCCAAACGCGTTGCGGCGATGGGATCCAAGCTGAAGCTTTCGATGCCGCCGTTCGCCATCGGAGAAACCAAGGCCGATGTTCCCGTATCTTTCCAACGGTACGTTGGCATTTGGGTGGGAAAAGTCGGACCGGGCGAAGGACGCCAGAAAATGCTGGTTCTGACTGAGGCCCTTTCTGACGGTATGGTCCTTGGCCATTATGTTTACGGACCTGCAGCCAAAGGTACCTGGGACGAAAAGTCGCCTGCTGGCTATGTCGGTTTTGCAGCAAAGATTTCCGACAACGTACTCCGGTTTCGGTCGGGGATTTACCCGGTGGAGGTGAAGCTCAGCGGAGTCGATGCAATGAGCATGCGGGTCACCAATCCCGACAAGAAAATAACAGGCCCGGCAATCAGATTCACTCCGCTTTGGCGGTTGGTTTCAGCGGATCGTACCCTGCCGGCGAACGACACCGGTAAGGAAGGCAACGAAGGCCGCCGAACCGCCCGAAAGAGAACTGCCGCGAGTTCATCTTCGTCCACCGAAAGCGAGCCGGCTTCCCCAGATGCCGGGGGCTCAAGCCAATCCACGAAAGCCCTGTACGCGAGATGCAGCGCCGAAGGACACAGAATTGCCGGCGGCAAACACAAGAACGTCGGCTTTTCGAGAATCGAAGCATGCGTCCGCAACGGTGGGCAGATGTAACGGCCCAGGCCGCAAGCGCGGCTGAACCGTCACTGTCAGGTCATGGCGCCATGTCCGGCCAGCCCGGACGTGGCGCTTGATCGTTTTGTCCTGTCATGACAACAAACACCGACGTTCATCCCGCATTCAGCCCGGCGCAGCTGATATCCTCCGTCCGCCAATCCCTCGTTGCTTCCCTCGTTAGTTGGAATTCCCTTGATGCCGCGTCTGCTTTCCCTAGCGCTCCTGCTGTTGGTCTGCAGTATGCCAGCACATGCGGCGAATATTTCGGTGGCCGCGGCCGACCAGATCGAACTGGCACAAGCGCAGCCCGCACCTGCGCAGCCCGCAGCGCCGGCACCGGTCGCGCCCAACTCCACCGCACCCGCCGCCGACGCGCAGGCGCCGGAAGAACCGATCGGCAATGTCGCCACCGTGACCGGCAACGCCAGCGTGGTCCGCAACAACGCCACCACGCCGCTCAAGGCCAAGGACGACATCTATCTCAACGACGTGGTGCAGACCGGTGCGAATTCCTCGCTCGGCATCACCTTCATCGATGCCACCACCTTTAACCTCAAGGCGAACGCGCAGATCACCATCGACACCTATGTCTATGAAGACGGCGGCAAGAACAACGCCGGCATCTTCGACGTCGCCAAGGGCACGGTTGCCTTCGTGGCGGCGTCCGTTGCCAAGACCGGCGACATGAAAATCACGACCCCGACCGCAACGCTCGGCATTCGCGGCACCACGGGTCTCGTCGAGGTGCCGGAAGGCGGCGGCACCAGCGCCACCAACAACATCAAGCTTTATCCCGACGCCGACGGCAAAGTCGGGCGCATCGAGGTCAATGACCGCGCCGGCGCGCGGCTCGGCTTCCTCACCCAGGGCGCCAGCGGCTTCACCATCCGTCCCGGCATCGGCGGCGCACGCGTGGTCGCGGTGCCGCTGGTGATTCCGCCGCAGATGATGCAGCGCGACCAGGGTTTTGTGCGCCAGGTCTATTCGACACAGACTCTTGGCCGCCAGGTCGTGCTGCAGCAGCGCGACTTCCGCCGCGCCAACCCCAATTTCGTCAACCCGAATCGCCCGATCCGGCAGCAGCAGCCCGGCCAGCAGCCGAATGGCGCGCCCGGACAGAACCGTCCCGGACAACAGCAGCAACGGCCGGGCGCACCGAACCGTCAGGGCCAGCAGCAACCGGGTTCGCCGGCGCAGCCCGGCACGGCGCCACGCACCGGTCAGCAGAAACAACCGGGCGCGCCGACACACCCAGGGACGACACCGCGCGCAGGTCAGCCGCAGCAACCCGGTACGCCCGCGCAACCCGGCACCACGCCGCGCACCGGCCTGCCGCAACAGCCGGGCACGCCGTCGCAGCCAGGACTGTCGCCGCGCACAGGACAACCGCAGCCACCCGACACGCGCTCGCAGCCCGGTCTGCCGCCGCGCGTCGGACCGACACAGCCTCCGCAGCCCGGCCTCCCGCCGCGTGCAGGACAGCCGCCCTTGCCGGCACAGCCCAGCGCGCCACAGGGCCAGCCGGGATTGCTGAACCGGATCGCGCCGCACGTGCCAGGGCTTTCACGAATTCCCGGCATGCAAGGCGCGCCTGCCTTGCGGCCCGGAGCGCTGCCGCGGCGGGCCGTGCCGCCCAAGGGCAAACTGCCGAAGAATGTGCGGTAAGGCGTCGCGTCGGATGGACGACGTGTCGCCTCGCTCCGTTCGCAGGGCACAGAAGACAGCGAGTCAGGCCGAGCGCAGCCAGTCGCGGATTTTCTGCATCAAGCTGCGCGGCCGATGCTGCAACTCGGCCGGCGAAGCGATGCGACCGGGTTCGGACGTACGATCGGCGCTCGCGCCGCTGCGCCAGACCTGGCTCGCCGAAGCCAGCGCGATCGGTCCGACATTTTCGAGAAACGCGCGCTCATAGCCGTGCGACAGCCGCGCCACGGCCTGGCCGAGCGGCAGCCAGTCGACCGCCTTGACGTCGCGCATCAGCTTGCGGACCGGGCCATCGCCCGCCTCCATGCGCCAGTAGTGCACGACCTTGGAGCCGCTGCGGGCCTCGTAGACCAGCGTTCCCAGAAATTCGTGCACGGCGACGGCGTGCCCGGTCTCTTCCATCACCTCGCGCTCGGCAGCGGCGCGTGGCGTCTCGCCGCGATCGAGCTTGCCCTTGGGCAAGACCCATTCATTGCGCTTGCGCAGGCGCACCACGGCGACCAGCGGCGTCTCCGCCTGCCGCAATACGATGCCTCCCGCCGCCATCACAGGCGCTCGTGCCATTTCGCCTTCCGCCTTGCGATTTCGAATCCCGTTGTAGAGACACGCCGCCGCAAGGTCGAGATCACGGCGAAGGTTTTCGCAACAACGGCTCGCCGGCCTTCACGCGGGCGCCGTCGGTGACGTTGGCCGCGAATTCGAAAGTGTCCGGCGCCAGCACGATGATGGTCGAGCCGTGCTCGAACCAGCCGAGTTCTTCGCCCTTGTGCACGTCGGCATCGCAAGGAAACACGCTGGGGCCCCTGCTCTGCGCGTTGAGCGTGAGGTCGAGGAAGTGCAGCCGGATGCTCGCCACCAGGATAGCTGCGACCGGCACCAGCGTCAGCGCTTCGCCCGTCGGCAGCCGGGTTTCGATCACCGCGCGCTCGTTCTTGCAGAACAGACGCTCGACCCGCTTCAGTGCGATCGGGTTGACGTTCCAGACATCGCCATGAACGAACGTCACCCGCTCGATCCTGCCATCATAGGGCGCGTGAAAGCGGTGATACATGCTGGACGTCAGCCGCAGCGTGAGGAAGCGCCCGTTGCGGTGGCGCTCCACCAATGCGGGATCGCCGAGCAGGTCGAGCAGCGAATACGGCGCGCCCTTGATCTGGAACAGCTCGGTATCCTGGATGCGGCCATGCGCGCCGACGATCCCGTCGCTCGGGGAAACCACCACGGACGTATCAGGGTCCACCGGGCGCAGCCCGGGGCGAAGTTCGCGGGTAAAGCAGTCGTGCAAGCTTCTGAACTCGGTCTTTTTCGCTTCCGACAGATCAAGGTCGGAAAACAGCCGCCAGCAGGCGATCGAGGCGTCGCGCACAAAGGGGTTCTCGATCTTGCCGAACCAGCCCATGAAGCGCGTCAGCGCCGCCCGCGGGATGCGGTTGGTCAACAAAAAATTGAGGTCCTCTTGCTGGGTCAGGGAGGCGATCAGGCCCCGGATTGTCATCAATCTGTTAGACGGATTGGCTAGCGCTGGCGGCATGGATTCGCCCCTTTCGATTCTGTCACTGTCCGCCGCCGCGATTGCCGGCGCCGCGGTGACCTTCCCCAAATTGCAGGCGCGGCTGGCGCTGTCGCGGGCCAAACACCGCTCGCTGACCGGACATTCCAAAATGTCC
The Bradyrhizobium sp. KBS0727 genome window above contains:
- a CDS encoding DUF2147 domain-containing protein, giving the protein MKKLYILAALLMATTSAHAGNGISFEINGERIRVEAPRNCNALSCIRIAAPGYSGTVGNIDLKGIGSKSKDDDDFADTTPANPVPAPAPAPVQAAAPVATNATPAPAPTTVASTAPVQADVAAPAAQPAPVAAAPVSDPNSPLGIWATEENKGNVRIEPCGTNLCGYAVKSGEKILIGMKPEGSKWTGRIHDPDSGRNYDSTIAMKGTNALRVQGCAFGGMLCGGQTWKRVS
- a CDS encoding caspase family protein, encoding MTGTTAFAIMIRDWLFAAHAQIWGMFVVRLNFCIAGILSLLALVEAFPASAADRVALVIGNGAYQKVPTLPNPPRDATDIGAALERLNFKVTRLNNASAAEMRKAIVDFGRTTEGSEMAVVFYAGHGMEAGGENWLIPTDAELRSDADVESEAVSLRSINLQVSKARQLGLVILDACRNNPFAAKMQRSLRTRAVARGLAPTEPTDNVLVAYAARDGTTANDGDGRNSPFTTALLRNIETPGLEISFLFRNVRDEVMTATKREQQPFVYGSLSKEAIYLKPPIVVQPAAPAAPATASAPPVTIAKTSTEQNAGKDRTTPPDEKKRNAFTEEDAKRVAAMGSKLKLSMPPFAIGETKADVPVSFQRYVGIWVGKVGPGEGRQKMLVLTEALSDGMVLGHYVYGPAAKGTWDEKSPAGYVGFAAKISDNVLRFRSGIYPVEVKLSGVDAMSMRVTNPDKKITGPAIRFTPLWRLVSADRTLPANDTGKEGNEGRRTARKRTAASSSSSTESEPASPDAGGSSQSTKALYARCSAEGHRIAGGKHKNVGFSRIEACVRNGGQM
- a CDS encoding FecR family protein, whose product is MPAHAANISVAAADQIELAQAQPAPAQPAAPAPVAPNSTAPAADAQAPEEPIGNVATVTGNASVVRNNATTPLKAKDDIYLNDVVQTGANSSLGITFIDATTFNLKANAQITIDTYVYEDGGKNNAGIFDVAKGTVAFVAASVAKTGDMKITTPTATLGIRGTTGLVEVPEGGGTSATNNIKLYPDADGKVGRIEVNDRAGARLGFLTQGASGFTIRPGIGGARVVAVPLVIPPQMMQRDQGFVRQVYSTQTLGRQVVLQQRDFRRANPNFVNPNRPIRQQQPGQQPNGAPGQNRPGQQQQRPGAPNRQGQQQPGSPAQPGTAPRTGQQKQPGAPTHPGTTPRAGQPQQPGTPAQPGTTPRTGLPQQPGTPSQPGLSPRTGQPQPPDTRSQPGLPPRVGPTQPPQPGLPPRAGQPPLPAQPSAPQGQPGLLNRIAPHVPGLSRIPGMQGAPALRPGALPRRAVPPKGKLPKNVR
- a CDS encoding NUDIX hydrolase produces the protein MARAPVMAAGGIVLRQAETPLVAVVRLRKRNEWVLPKGKLDRGETPRAAAEREVMEETGHAVAVHEFLGTLVYEARSGSKVVHYWRMEAGDGPVRKLMRDVKAVDWLPLGQAVARLSHGYERAFLENVGPIALASASQVWRSGASADRTSEPGRIASPAELQHRPRSLMQKIRDWLRSA
- the asd gene encoding archaetidylserine decarboxylase (Phosphatidylserine decarboxylase is synthesized as a single chain precursor. Generation of the pyruvoyl active site from a Ser is coupled to cleavage of a Gly-Ser bond between the larger (beta) and smaller (alpha chains). It is an integral membrane protein.), giving the protein MTIRGLIASLTQQEDLNFLLTNRIPRAALTRFMGWFGKIENPFVRDASIACWRLFSDLDLSEAKKTEFRSLHDCFTRELRPGLRPVDPDTSVVVSPSDGIVGAHGRIQDTELFQIKGAPYSLLDLLGDPALVERHRNGRFLTLRLTSSMYHRFHAPYDGRIERVTFVHGDVWNVNPIALKRVERLFCKNERAVIETRLPTGEALTLVPVAAILVASIRLHFLDLTLNAQSRGPSVFPCDADVHKGEELGWFEHGSTIIVLAPDTFEFAANVTDGARVKAGEPLLRKPSP